The following DNA comes from Kaistia sp. 32K.
ATCCCCATGCTGGCCGCATCGCCCTGTATCAAGGCCATAGGAAGCAGATTACGTCACGAGATGACGCCTTCAACCCCCGGATACCTACTATAGAGATGACTATGGCGATGGATCAACCCGTTTGGCCGATCAGTTGCCAACCGGGAGTTGCCGTGATATTTTAACTGACGGCCATAGTCTGAAGTATAGATTATAGATATCTCGTGTTTTTTGAGAATTGAGCCCGGGAACATCCTGCGTTGCACTTGCTCGAATTAACCTCGAAGGCAGTTTCCAGCATATGCAATGCGGGTAACAAGCAAGAGTTGCAAGCGGCTATTCATGAAGCCGTTCGCTCACTCGGTTTCGACAGCTTCAATCTGGCTTTCGAAAAGAGCGCCAAGCGCGAATTCATGACGGAACCTACCCTGACCAACTGGTCCTATGATGATCTCGTTGCCTACGAGCGCGACGGGTGGTCGGACAAAGACCCTCTGCTCGACTACGCCGCGACCAGTACCGGTCCTCTCCTTTGGCAAAGGCCCGGCTGGAAGAGCCGCAACGAGATGGGTTATTACGAATACTTAAAATTTAACGGTATTTTCGGTGGATTGACGATCCCGCTGCAGGGAGACTCGGAAAAGCTGGGCGCGCTGACGCTTCTGTCCTTTGGCGACCGCCCGCATGACCCGGATGTGCTGCACGCCGCGTCGATCATCGCCATGGTGGCCAAGTCGCGCGCGGCAGCGATCGGTTTGATGTCCGGGCAGGCCTCCGGCGGCGGCATCAAGGTCCGGTCGCTTTCGACCCTGCAGCGCGAAATCCTGAAATGGGTCGCCAACGGGAAATCCAACACCGAAATCGCTTTGATCGTCGGGCAGTCCAAGCGCTCGGTCGACTATCACGTGATCGAGATCCTGAAGAAGCTCGAAGTCGGCTCCCGCGCCCAGGCCGCGGCGATCTACGGGTCGCTCTGAGGGCGTGGTTCATGATGGGCCCTCACCCCAACCCTCTCCCGCAGGCGGGAGAGGGAGCGCGCCTGCGCCAGTCGTCGCGGGACTGAAGGTCGATGCAGCGCGCCGCCCAGAACCCTCGCCCGCTTGCGGGAGAGGGCAGGGTGAGGGGCTTGCCTGGACTTGTGCGGCGGCGTGCTTGTGCGGCGGCGCGGCGGGCAGGTTAGCCGCCTCAGCGGGATCGGCCGATTGAGGCGTTTCCTTCCAGGTTGCGGGAATATCCGGCCTGCACCGTTTCCTTGTGCAGCGCCCCCCGAATCATGTCTGGTCCCGTCCGGCGGCGAACCGCGGACGGAAATCCCGCTTCGACGCCCGCGGATCGCCTGGCCTGAAGCCATGGCGCCCGCCGCCTGCGCCTGGGAACTGTCGAGAACGAATCACATGATGCAATGGCTGCTCGAGCTCCTGCGCTCTCATCCCGAGATCGCCGTCTTTCTCTGCCTCTCCATCGGCTTCTATCTTGGCAAATTGTCGTTCAAGGGCGTCGAGCTCGGCGCGGTGACCGGCACGCTCCTGACCGCGCTTGTCGTCGGCCAGCTCGACATCACCCTTTCCGAAGACGTGCGGGCGGTCTTCTTCCTGCTGTTCCTGTTCGCCATCGGCTACGGCGTCGGACCGCAGTTCGTGCAGGGGATCGCCAAGAACGGCGTGCCGCAGGCGCTGTTCTCGGTCATCGTCTGCGGGCTGTGCCTGGGCGCGGCGTGGCTGGCGGGGCGGATCGCCGGCTATGACGTCGGCTCGACCGCCGGCCTGTTCGCCGGCGCCTCGACGATCTCGTCGGCGCTCGCCCTGTCCATCGATGCGATCGACAATCTCGGCCTTGCCAGCGGCGAGGCCTCGAAGCTGGTCAACGCCGTGCCGACGGCCTTCGCGATGACCTACATTTTCGGCACCATCGGCGCGACCATGATCATCTGCGTGGTCGGGCCCAAGCTGCTCGGCATCGATCTCGTCGCCGCGTGCCGGGCCTATGAACGCAAGATGGGCGGGCACGGCCGGGGGGCTGACGGCGCGCGGGCCTGGCACCAGCATATCGCCCGGGCCTATCGCCTCGGCGCCGGCTCGGACTGGGTCGGTAAGACCGCGGCCGATATCGAGGCGGCGCACGGCCTGGCGCAGCTCTACATCGAGCGCGTCCGGCGCGACGGCCAGATCGTCGACGCCACCTCCGACATGATGCTTCTGGTCGGCGACGTGGTGGGCGTCGCCGGCAACCGCAATATCGTGATGCAGGTTTCGGGACCCGAGCTGACCGAGGTCGAGGATAGCGAGTTGCTGAACGTCCCGATCGAAGGCACGGAAGTCCTGATCACCAACCGCAAGGTCGACGGCAAGACGCTCGCCGAGCTCGCCGCCCTGCCCAGCACGCGCGGCATCTTCCTGCGCCGGATCCGGCGCGGCGCCACCGGCGTCGACATCCCGATCCTTCCCGCCACCACGCTGCATCGCGGCGACGTCGTCACCATCCTCGGCCGGCCGCAGGACGTCTCGACGGCGATCGCGGCGTTCGGGCGCGCCGACCGCAGCCCGGAGGAGACGGACGTGGCCCTCGTCGCGGCCGCCATCGTCATCGGCGCGGTGATCGGCTCGATCGTGCTCCGCCTCGGCTCCGTGCCGGTGACGCTGTCCTCGTCGGGCGGCGTGCTGCTCGCCGGCATCGCGCTCGGCTGGCTGCGCTCGGTGCATCCGACCTTCGGGCGCATTCCGCCGGCCGCCAACTGGCTGATGAACTCGCTCGGCCTCAACATGTTCATCGCCGGCGTCGGGCTGACCTCCGGCCCAAGCTTCGTCGCCGGAGTTCAAGAACTCGGCTTCAGCCTGTTTCTCTGGGGCATGGTGGTGACGACCGTGCCGCTCATCCTGGCGCTCTATATCGGCCGCTACCTGTTTCGCTTCGACGATGCGATCCTGCTCGGATGCGTCGCCGGCGCTCGCGCCTCGACCGCCTCGCTCGGCATGCTGACGGGCCGCGCCAGGAGCCAGACACCGGCGCTCGGCTTCACGGTCACCTGCGCGGTTTCCAACACGCTGCTCACCATCGGCGGCATCCTGATCGTCCTGCTGGCGAAGTAGGGGATGCTTCTCGCCTCTCCCTGGTGGGAGGAGGGGCCCTTTCTTCTCCCTCCCCCCTGTGGGGAGGGCGGGGTGGGGGTACCACCTCGGTATGGGAGGTCGGGAACGGTGTTCTTTCCCGCGAGGGCGGAGCCGGTACCCCCTCCCTAACCCTCCCCGCAAGGGGGAGGGGATTTCCGAGCTTGTCGGCCCCTACCGATACGGCAGCGTTTCGGCCGCCTGCGGCGACGTCATGGCGCCGAGCACGAAGGCGAGGTTGGCGGCGGCGATCAGCGACGCGGCATGGGCGTCGGCGCGGGCCTGGCGGGCATCGAGCAGGCCGCTATCGGCGACGGTCGCCGCCGTCACCGTGCCGAGGCCGTTGCGATAGGCATCGAGCGCGGCGTCGTAGGTGATGGCCGCCGCATCGGTCAGCTTCGACGCGGCCTGGTAGGAGGCGAGCGCCGAGCGCAGCGTGTTGGAGGCGACGACCATCTCGCGCACCGCCTCCTCCTGCGTCTTGTGGAAGGTGGCGCGGGCGGCGGCGGCGCGGGATTCGGCCGCCTTCAGATTGGCGGCGCGCAGCCCCGCGTCGTAGAGCGGCATGGTCGCGCCGACCAGCACGCCGGCCCCGGTCGCCTGCTGACCGATCGTCGGCAGTCCGGCCGCGTTGAAGCCGTTCGTGCCCTGGCCGGCGACGCCCGCCATGTAGACCTTCGGCAGGAAATCCGCCTCCGCCACCTTGATGCCGGCCTGGCCGGCCTTCATCGCGGCGTAGCTGGCGAGCACGTCCGGCCGGCGCGCCAGCGCCTGCTGCACCATCTGGTCGGTCGAGACGTCGGCCGGCGGCGGCAGGCGGCGCTTGCCGGAATTGGCGATCTTGATCTGAAGGGTCGGCGAGATGCTCATCGCGGCGAGCAGCGCCTGGTAGGCGTCCTGCTGCAGCCCGGTCGAGCTCACCTGTCGCAGTTCGGACTGCGCCACCTGCTGGCGCGCCTGCGCGACCTCGACCGTCGTGCCGAGGCCGTTCTTCTCGCGCTGCACGGCCGCCTCGAGGATGGCGCGGCTGTTTCGCAGCGACTGGCCGGCCACTTCGGTGCGGGTCTGGGCGGCGCCGTACTGGTAGTAGGCGCGGGTGACGTTGAAGATCAGCAGCTGGTGCGCGCCGTTGAAATTGACGTTGGCCGCGGTCGACAGCTGCTTGGCCGCGTCGACGACCGCCTTGCGCTGGCCGAAGTCGAAGACCAGCCATTGCAGGGCGACGGCCGAGGTCGCGCCATCGACATTGGTGGTAATGTCCTTGCGCTCGCCGAGAATGTCGACCGGCGTCGTGACCTGCTGCCTGCCGCCGATGACATTGGCGGAGAGCGTCGGCACGAAGGTCGATTCAGCGATGCCGACCGCGAGTGCTGCCTGGCGCGCCTGCTCCCAGGCGACGCGCGTCGTCGGATTGTTGCGGGCGGCGAGATCGATCAGCTCGGGGAGCTGGTACACCTTGCCGGCGCGGACTTCGGGTGCTGCCGGCAGCTGGGCGATTTCCGGATTGCCGCTCACCGAGAAGTCGCGCTGGGTCTGCGTCTGGCGAGACTCGGCCCGCTGGGGCAGCAGGGCGGTTCCGGTCTTGCGGCCCTGTTGCCAGGGTTCCGTCGGCGAGTCCGGCGCGAGCTGCTCGGCATAGTTGGCGCAACCGGAAAGCAGCGCGATGAGGCTTGCCGTGACGGCGAGGCGGAAGCTCGCGCGGGCGGGTCGATGCGGTCGGGTCGGGCGCGCCATCATGCCTCATGCACCAAAGCATTCTCGATTCGGGATATGCGTTCCGCAGCCGTAGCACGACTTGCGGTAGTAGCGTCCAGGGTTCTACCCGCGTCATCCGGCGCGGGGGAGGTCGCGCTGGCGATCGCCTTGGAAAGCCGCGCCAGGCGCGCCGCTTCCTCGGGATCGCTCGCTTCGGCGAGCAGCAGGCTGGCCGGAAGCTGCTCCGCCTCGGCCATGACGATTTCGAAACGGCGAAGCTCGGCGTCGCTCGG
Coding sequences within:
- a CDS encoding LuxR family transcriptional regulator; amino-acid sequence: MHLLELTSKAVSSICNAGNKQELQAAIHEAVRSLGFDSFNLAFEKSAKREFMTEPTLTNWSYDDLVAYERDGWSDKDPLLDYAATSTGPLLWQRPGWKSRNEMGYYEYLKFNGIFGGLTIPLQGDSEKLGALTLLSFGDRPHDPDVLHAASIIAMVAKSRAAAIGLMSGQASGGGIKVRSLSTLQREILKWVANGKSNTEIALIVGQSKRSVDYHVIEILKKLEVGSRAQAAAIYGSL
- the aspT gene encoding aspartate-alanine antiporter gives rise to the protein MMQWLLELLRSHPEIAVFLCLSIGFYLGKLSFKGVELGAVTGTLLTALVVGQLDITLSEDVRAVFFLLFLFAIGYGVGPQFVQGIAKNGVPQALFSVIVCGLCLGAAWLAGRIAGYDVGSTAGLFAGASTISSALALSIDAIDNLGLASGEASKLVNAVPTAFAMTYIFGTIGATMIICVVGPKLLGIDLVAACRAYERKMGGHGRGADGARAWHQHIARAYRLGAGSDWVGKTAADIEAAHGLAQLYIERVRRDGQIVDATSDMMLLVGDVVGVAGNRNIVMQVSGPELTEVEDSELLNVPIEGTEVLITNRKVDGKTLAELAALPSTRGIFLRRIRRGATGVDIPILPATTLHRGDVVTILGRPQDVSTAIAAFGRADRSPEETDVALVAAAIVIGAVIGSIVLRLGSVPVTLSSSGGVLLAGIALGWLRSVHPTFGRIPPAANWLMNSLGLNMFIAGVGLTSGPSFVAGVQELGFSLFLWGMVVTTVPLILALYIGRYLFRFDDAILLGCVAGARASTASLGMLTGRARSQTPALGFTVTCAVSNTLLTIGGILIVLLAK
- a CDS encoding TolC family protein, whose amino-acid sequence is MMARPTRPHRPARASFRLAVTASLIALLSGCANYAEQLAPDSPTEPWQQGRKTGTALLPQRAESRQTQTQRDFSVSGNPEIAQLPAAPEVRAGKVYQLPELIDLAARNNPTTRVAWEQARQAALAVGIAESTFVPTLSANVIGGRQQVTTPVDILGERKDITTNVDGATSAVALQWLVFDFGQRKAVVDAAKQLSTAANVNFNGAHQLLIFNVTRAYYQYGAAQTRTEVAGQSLRNSRAILEAAVQREKNGLGTTVEVAQARQQVAQSELRQVSSTGLQQDAYQALLAAMSISPTLQIKIANSGKRRLPPPADVSTDQMVQQALARRPDVLASYAAMKAGQAGIKVAEADFLPKVYMAGVAGQGTNGFNAAGLPTIGQQATGAGVLVGATMPLYDAGLRAANLKAAESRAAAARATFHKTQEEAVREMVVASNTLRSALASYQAASKLTDAAAITYDAALDAYRNGLGTVTAATVADSGLLDARQARADAHAASLIAAANLAFVLGAMTSPQAAETLPYR